The DNA window TCGAGCACTTTCGCTGGCAGCACGGCGAGGGGAAAGAGGACGAGAGGCTTCGACACGGGTCAAAGGAATGCTCGGCCCCCTTGATGCGGAGATTCGGCGGCCCGGCGAGAGCGCGTCAGTCGCCGCTCAGTCGGCGTTCCAGTTGAACCACATCCGGAATGTCATCAACATCGAGCAAAAGCTGATTGAGGCGGTCCACGTCCTGGATCTCTCGAATGCGAGCCTCGACCGTCGCCGGGACATCCGAAAATCGCTTGCGGATGTGCGCCAGCAGGGCGTTTTGCAGCGCCACCCGCTGGCCCTCTTGCAGGCCCTGCTGCAGGCCCTCCTCGATCCACATTTGAACGATGCTCGAATCACGTAATTTTTCCGGTGCAATAAACATGCCTTCCCTCCCAAGGAGTTCTAACAGTTGCTCCCGAGAAAAGCGCAATCCGCCGAGCACAATCAAATGGCTGAACAGATCGCGCCGGAGTTGCTCATCCTCCACCTGAGCGGCTTGCTCCAAACATCGGCGCAACACGTCGGGAGCTTCCTCGGTCTCCAGCTTCATCAGCGGGACGAAGGCGAGCAGTCCCGTCCAGCCGCGCTCGAACACCTCGCGGTAGTCCATCTCCCACAACTTCACCACCGAAAGTGGACCTCCAGCCGCAATCCCCCGGCCACGATGTGATGGCCATCGGGAATCAACGCGGGCGCATCTTCGGGCATGAGCACCAGCAGCACGCTCTGGACGGGCAGCCGATATTTCTCGTACAGCCGCACCGCATACCACAGCATGCGCTCCGGGACATCGGGTTTATAGCGAGTTTGTGATTCCAGGTGAACCAGAAAACGATGGCTTCCGCGCTCCACCTCATAAAGCTGATCTACAAACAAGGCGGGCACTCCGACCTCTCGTTCCAGCGCAGTGACGCGGTCGCCGGGAGCGATTTGACCGAGCCACAACAGTAACTCCCGCCCATAGCGTTCCGCCAGAAGCTTGAATGTACGATCATACGGTTTACTCATGACCGACACCACGCCCTATTGTACTCAGTTCTTGCATGCGGGGACAACAACGAGGGTTATCAACGGGGAGGAGATCGCTCGAAGCCGCTGGTGGATTCAGGCTGGCGACGACTTGCCGGCTGGACCCTCGTCGCCCGCCCCTTGCTCCAATCGTGCGGTCGAGGAACTCCCCAGACTCAGCGTCGGGCCCGAGCCGTCCGGCTCACCGGGCGCGTGGCCTGATAGATTTTCAAGAGGATTTCCTTTCGCGCCCGGGCTAACTGCGATTGGGCGCGCGCTCGCATGATGGCGATCTCCTGATCCCCCTTGATCCCCCGCGCCGCCATGAATGCCTTCACACGGGCGATCACAGTGGCATCCTCCCGCTCGATCATCCAATCGGAGACGAACTGGCGCAGATGCTCAACCTGATCGGCTTGCGTGAGGAGAGGCCGGGCCTCCGGGTGGTTGAGGATATGCTCGACGAGGTCACGGCCCAGTTGCGCCGTCTCCTCGACCCAGATGGAGCAGGCCTCGGCAATGGGTCCCGGTTGAATGAGCCGCCAGTCTCCGCCAATGCCGTATTTCTCGTTCAACCGGTTCAACCGCTCTTCGGCGCGCGCCTGTCGTTTCGGCCACTCCGATTGAATGTACGCTTGTGCGAGTTCGACGAGTGATGTGCTCATCTGCCTTCACTCCTTCGTGCGGGGTACCTGTCCACGACGGATGGAAGCCCACGAGAAAATCGAAGAAATCGCCATCCACCGGACCGATTCTCGCTCCTCGTGTGCCGCATACGGAGCCTTATTTGTAGCACAGGCTCCGCACGGGGTGAAAGGTCCCGGAGCGATGACTCTCTCGACTCGGAATCAACAGGGTTGAAGCGTCCGCCGCGTTTTCCTATGATAGTGCCGTATCCATGAGCGGGACATTCGACCAGAAGGCGGTGAGGCCAACCGATCATCAAGTGGTGGCCGCTCCAAAAGGCAGGCTAAAGTGGAGCGGGCAAGCCATTTTCACCTTCTCTGCGTGCGGGGAGCGAATCGCTCCCCAAGATGTTCACCGCGCACGCGGGCGTCTATCCTGATGGCGGAGGGAACCGACGATGGCGAGAACACCCATCTACGACGCGATTGTCATCGGCTCGGGAGCGACCGGCGGCTGGGCCGCCAAGGAGCTGACCGAGAAGGGCATGACGGTGCTGCTCCTGGAAGCCGGTCGGATGCTCGATCCCACCAAAGATTTTCACGAGCACACCTGGCCTTATCAACTCCCCTATCGGAACATGGTGAGTCAGCAATGGCTCTTCCGCGAGCGCCAGCCGATCCAATCCAAATGTTACGCCTGCAATGAGTACAGTCACCACTTCTTCGTGGACGACATTGACAATCCCTACACCACGCCCGAGGACAAACCCTTCGATTGGATTCGCTGTCGTATTCTCGGTGGACGGACCAACGTCTGGGGCCGGCAATCCTATCGTCTATCGGATTACGAGTTGAAGGCCGCCAGCCGCGACGGATACGGGGACGACTGGCCGATCAGCTACGCCGATCTCGAGCCTTATTATGATAAGGTCGAAGCCTTCATCGGCGTCAGCGGATCGCTCGAAGGACTGCCGCAGTTGCCCGATGGAAAATTCCTGCCGCCGATGAAGATGACCTGCGCTGAGATGCAGCTCAAGCGGGCCGTCGAGAGGCAGTGGAAGGATCGTCGCGTGATCATCGGGCGAGCCGCCATTCTCACGGCTCCGCTTCACGGTCGTGCTCCCTGTCACTATTGCGGCCATTGTGATCGGGGGTGCTCGACCTGGTCCTATTTCAGCAGTCCGGGTTCGACGCTCCCGGCAGCCCTGAAGACGAAACGGCTCACCATCCGCACGAATGCCGTCGTCAGCCACATCCTTGTGGACACCAACACGGGGAAAGCCAAAGGAGTCGCCTTCATTGATCGTCTCACCAAGAAAGCGGGAGAGGTTTTTGGTCGCGTCATCGTGCTCTGCGCGTCCACCATCGAGTCCACCCGCATTCTGCTCAATTCGGCGACCCGACAGCATCCCGCGGGATTGGGTAATTCGTCGGGCCTGCTTGGTTGCTACCTCATGGATCATATCTACGGGATCAGCATCTCCGGCATCGTGCGCGGCCTGGAGAAATTCCCCTCCAGCGGCGACGACGGACGGGCCAACGGAATCTATATCCCGAAGTTCCGCAATATCACCGAGCGACATCCCCGCTTCATTCGCGGCTACGG is part of the Blastocatellia bacterium genome and encodes:
- a CDS encoding GMC family oxidoreductase; this encodes MARTPIYDAIVIGSGATGGWAAKELTEKGMTVLLLEAGRMLDPTKDFHEHTWPYQLPYRNMVSQQWLFRERQPIQSKCYACNEYSHHFFVDDIDNPYTTPEDKPFDWIRCRILGGRTNVWGRQSYRLSDYELKAASRDGYGDDWPISYADLEPYYDKVEAFIGVSGSLEGLPQLPDGKFLPPMKMTCAEMQLKRAVERQWKDRRVIIGRAAILTAPLHGRAPCHYCGHCDRGCSTWSYFSSPGSTLPAALKTKRLTIRTNAVVSHILVDTNTGKAKGVAFIDRLTKKAGEVFGRVIVLCASTIESTRILLNSATRQHPAGLGNSSGLLGCYLMDHIYGISISGIVRGLEKFPSSGDDGRANGIYIPKFRNITERHPRFIRGYGIQAAAQRGLIPPMIKSIPGFGLQLKEMIREAKGLVPFWMSAFGEMLPRRENRVTLNRDKKDAWGIPVVHIECTHSDNEREMARDMLESLKEMAHAAGFEIVRENDRPAPPGLAIHEVGTARMGTDPKTSVLNKWNQCWDVKNLFVTDGSCFVTSGCQNPTLTMMALTARACDYIVEEYRRGNL